A window from Halomicrobium urmianum encodes these proteins:
- a CDS encoding tyrosine--tRNA ligase: MDTAERLDLVTRHTEEVVTEDELETLLEGDDPSAYIGYAPTGEMHIGHFTTMRKLADFLQAGVDVTVLIADLHAHLDDEKSPFDLLDARSEYYRVAIEGMIDAAGADPDDVEFVRGTDFQLDEDYTLEMYRMAAETTIARTQRAASEVVRESESPNLGGLIYPLMQTLDVDALDADIAYGGVDQRGIYMLSREILPDHGGEAPVCLFAPLLSGLTGGKMSASDESSKVNLTDDRDAVVEKIQEAYCPMGEVEDNGVLEYLDHLVFPVLEQRGETFVVERPEEYGGDLTYEDYESLEADFVSEELHPADLKPAAGECISEVIDPVRERLADREDLLAEAYPEKYGDE; this comes from the coding sequence ATGGACACCGCCGAGCGGCTCGATCTGGTGACGCGCCACACGGAGGAGGTCGTCACCGAGGACGAGCTGGAGACGCTGCTCGAGGGCGACGACCCGTCGGCGTACATCGGCTACGCGCCGACCGGCGAGATGCACATCGGCCACTTCACGACGATGCGGAAGCTCGCGGACTTCCTGCAGGCGGGCGTGGACGTGACCGTGCTGATCGCCGACCTGCACGCCCACCTCGACGACGAGAAGAGCCCCTTCGACCTGCTGGACGCGCGGTCGGAGTACTACCGCGTCGCCATCGAGGGGATGATCGACGCGGCCGGGGCCGACCCCGACGACGTCGAGTTCGTCCGCGGAACGGACTTCCAGCTAGACGAGGACTACACGCTGGAGATGTACCGCATGGCCGCAGAGACGACCATCGCCCGGACCCAGCGGGCCGCCAGCGAGGTCGTCCGCGAGTCGGAGTCGCCGAACCTCGGCGGGCTCATCTACCCGCTGATGCAGACGCTGGACGTCGACGCGCTGGACGCCGACATCGCCTACGGCGGCGTCGACCAGCGGGGCATCTACATGCTCTCCCGCGAGATCCTGCCCGACCACGGCGGCGAGGCGCCGGTCTGTCTGTTCGCACCGCTGCTGTCGGGACTGACGGGCGGCAAGATGAGCGCCTCCGACGAGTCCTCGAAGGTGAACCTCACGGACGACCGCGACGCCGTCGTCGAGAAGATTCAGGAGGCCTACTGCCCGATGGGCGAGGTCGAGGACAACGGCGTCCTCGAGTACCTCGACCACCTCGTGTTCCCGGTCCTCGAGCAGCGCGGCGAGACGTTCGTCGTCGAGCGACCCGAGGAGTACGGCGGCGACCTCACCTACGAGGACTACGAGTCCCTGGAGGCGGACTTCGTCAGCGAGGAGCTCCACCCCGCGGACCTCAAGCCGGCGGCGGGCGAGTGCATCTCAGAGGTCATCGACCCCGTCCGCGAGCGACTGGCCGACCGCGAGGACCTGCTGGCCGAGGCCTACCCCGAGAAGTACGGCGACGAGTAG
- a CDS encoding class I SAM-dependent methyltransferase, whose amino-acid sequence MADQPTRGDVRRTYETIAAHFSKTREYAWPEVEAFVDDVAEELGTESGPTVGLDVGCGNGRHAETLAAAVDRVLALDASRGLLVEARDRLSDADPATRFDLLAGDASRLPVADGAVDAAVYVATLHHLPTHSERVASLSELARVLASGGRALVSAWSTAHDRFDASADDERGFDTTIDWTLPDGDVVPRYYHVYAPAEFERDLREGGLAVVDARVSSGNCYAVVRPEGKRP is encoded by the coding sequence ATGGCCGACCAGCCGACGCGGGGGGACGTCCGGCGGACCTACGAGACCATCGCGGCGCACTTCTCGAAGACCCGCGAGTACGCCTGGCCCGAAGTCGAGGCGTTCGTCGACGACGTCGCTGAGGAGTTGGGGACGGAATCTGGGCCGACCGTCGGGCTCGACGTCGGCTGTGGAAACGGCCGCCACGCGGAGACGCTCGCGGCGGCCGTCGATCGCGTGCTCGCACTGGACGCCAGCCGCGGCCTCCTCGTCGAGGCCCGAGATCGTCTGTCGGACGCCGATCCGGCGACGCGGTTCGACCTGCTCGCCGGCGACGCGTCGCGGCTCCCTGTCGCTGACGGCGCGGTCGACGCTGCGGTCTACGTCGCTACGCTCCACCACCTCCCGACGCACAGCGAGCGCGTCGCGAGCCTGTCCGAGCTGGCGCGCGTCCTCGCATCCGGCGGCCGTGCGCTGGTGAGCGCCTGGAGCACGGCCCACGACCGATTCGACGCGTCGGCCGACGACGAACGGGGATTCGACACGACGATCGACTGGACGCTACCGGACGGCGACGTCGTCCCCCGGTACTATCACGTCTACGCTCCGGCGGAGTTCGAGCGGGACTTGCGGGAGGGCGGACTGGCCGTCGTCGACGCCCGGGTGTCCAGCGGGAACTGCTACGCCGTCGTTCGTCCCGAAGGGAAACGCCCTTAA
- a CDS encoding HD domain-containing protein → MSDSAEREQAAERWRVYDPDDEHSFPDERVNEVLEYVKNDEQVQAYLEAQNVNPVTRKRYNDHGAKHISIVRNRAMCLYDLLKRGDVPFNGASDQGLAEADEAVIVALAATLHDIGHVVHRDEHAYYSIPLAADLLDEILPEFYDVADAVRMKGEVLHAILCHHTSEEPLTTEAGVVRVSDALDMEAGRSRIPYHQGGRGINTVSSQAIERVSLQPGDDHPVLVEIRMTNAAGVYQVDNLLKAKLRGSGIEDQVRIVALNLEDNDERIVERIEL, encoded by the coding sequence ATGAGCGATAGCGCCGAGCGAGAGCAGGCTGCGGAGCGGTGGCGTGTCTACGATCCCGACGACGAGCACTCGTTCCCCGACGAGCGAGTCAACGAGGTCCTCGAGTACGTCAAAAACGACGAGCAAGTCCAGGCCTACCTGGAGGCCCAGAACGTCAACCCGGTGACCCGCAAGCGGTACAACGATCACGGGGCCAAGCACATCTCGATCGTCCGCAACCGGGCGATGTGTCTCTACGACCTCCTCAAGCGAGGCGACGTCCCGTTCAACGGCGCGAGCGACCAGGGCCTCGCCGAGGCCGACGAGGCCGTCATCGTCGCGCTGGCGGCGACCCTCCACGACATCGGCCACGTCGTCCACCGCGACGAGCACGCGTACTACTCGATCCCGCTGGCCGCCGACCTGCTCGACGAGATCCTGCCGGAGTTCTACGACGTCGCCGACGCCGTCCGGATGAAGGGCGAGGTCCTACACGCGATCCTCTGTCACCACACCTCCGAGGAGCCGCTGACCACCGAGGCCGGCGTCGTCCGGGTCTCCGACGCGCTGGACATGGAGGCCGGCCGCTCGCGGATCCCCTACCACCAGGGCGGCCGCGGCATCAACACCGTCTCCAGTCAGGCCATCGAGCGCGTCTCGCTCCAGCCCGGCGACGACCACCCCGTCCTCGTCGAGATTCGGATGACCAACGCCGCCGGCGTCTATCAGGTCGACAACCTCCTCAAGGCGAAGCTCCGGGGTTCCGGGATCGAGGACCAGGTTCGGATCGTCGCCCTCAACCTCGAGGACAACGACGAACGGATCGTCGAGCGCATCGAGCTGTGA
- a CDS encoding Sec-independent protein translocase subunit TatA/TatB: MPGTQEMMIILLIAVLLFGANKIPKLARSTGQAMGEFQKGREEVEQELEEIKDGGTGSGSTASTDDVGTDVDATESTTETTER; this comes from the coding sequence CTGCCGGGGACCCAGGAGATGATGATCATCCTCCTGATCGCGGTCCTCCTGTTCGGTGCAAACAAGATCCCCAAGCTCGCCCGGTCGACGGGTCAGGCAATGGGTGAATTCCAGAAGGGTCGCGAGGAAGTCGAGCAGGAGCTCGAGGAGATCAAGGACGGCGGCACCGGTTCCGGTAGTACCGCCTCCACCGACGACGTCGGTACGGACGTCGACGCCACGGAGTCGACCACCGAAACGACCGAGCGGTAA
- a CDS encoding redoxin domain-containing protein — MPTTGDEAPDFSAPLANGDVDSFTLSERLDEAPLVLAFFPGAFTSVCSHEMNTFDDRLGEFEDAGASVYGVSVDTPFSQNAFRDELDLSFGLISDTNRDVVEEWDLTMDFDELGVDNVAKRSVFVVNGDGEITYSWVSDDPGVEPDYDEVLGAVHAE, encoded by the coding sequence ATGCCAACGACCGGCGACGAAGCTCCGGACTTTTCGGCACCGCTCGCCAACGGCGACGTCGATTCGTTCACTCTCTCGGAGCGCCTCGACGAGGCACCGCTGGTGCTGGCCTTCTTCCCCGGCGCGTTCACCAGCGTCTGCAGCCACGAGATGAACACCTTCGACGACCGCCTCGGAGAGTTCGAGGACGCGGGCGCGTCCGTCTACGGCGTCAGCGTCGACACGCCCTTCAGCCAGAACGCGTTCCGCGACGAGCTCGACCTCTCCTTCGGCCTGATCAGCGACACCAACCGAGACGTCGTCGAGGAGTGGGACCTGACCATGGACTTCGACGAACTCGGCGTCGACAACGTCGCCAAGCGGTCGGTGTTCGTCGTCAACGGCGACGGCGAGATCACTTACTCCTGGGTCAGCGACGACCCCGGCGTCGAACCCGACTACGACGAGGTCCTCGGCGCCGTCCACGCCGAGTAG